Below is a window of Impatiens glandulifera chromosome 2, dImpGla2.1, whole genome shotgun sequence DNA.
caaaaaataatataattaattagttcaaATATTCTCTAAAAGTGAAACGAGGTTCTCAAACGAATTCACATGTTTTCTCGATCTAACATCGTCATAATAATGACATTGTGAATCAGCCTATACTACTAGTTAaatattctccaatttttttcgGTGGTATAAAATACCAGATAtagatcaataattttataagtctCGTTCTTTTAGCCATCTCAATTCATACCTCCCAATAAGACAATAATCACCCACGATCTCTGACATAACCCATTAGATTATTAGATTATGATCAAATTTCACAAAAGGGTATAAATATTTGTCGCAACATGAAAATGTAACACttccataaatttattttatttaatgtgtATAAGGTATGGGTTGGGGTCGATGTCATATGGATGCATAAGTTAGATCATTATGGGTAAACAATAAAGTTGAAATTACACTTCTAGAAACATCAACTGAGGAACCATGTAATGTATTGTCTATAAAGTTGAAAAATgtggaaaataaattaaaattatatcaagacttatatttatttattatagagAACAAATTTACACAGAATAAGACTTTAAatctataaaacaaaattgtaaatatatagcttcattttttaaatataattttttttttttaaaacatcaaaGTTGTTAATGTTGCTATGCCATTGAAGGAGGAGTCCAATAGAtggatattttgttttgtttttaattttagatttcAAGTCATTTTTCAGTTTTATGATTCATCATTCTATTTAGTTATGAGAACAAACCAACATTAAATTGGCCAGAAATACACAAGTCATATAAATAGATGAACATACACATTATgttatgtgtgaattattttGCAATTTCTGAAATGATCCgagttaaaataaaacataacatcATACTATAAATCCAAAAAACTTAATTTGTAATTTCTTTAtcattcttataaatatatttcaaccaTAATATCGATTATAATCCACCCGAAACTTCATCTTGAATCAAAGAAAATGCTTGGTTTTAAACTATAATCAAAAGAACAGTTTTATAAAGAAAacccatctttgatttttctcaACAAGAATCATCATCAGTTTATGTGAAATATAGAAGAACTGAATGTGCAAAACCAACCTGaaagattaataaaaattcTATAAATAGGCACCCAACATCAATAAAGAGAGTGACACgaattaaaagatttttttataagaatacactgattatttgaaaacactttatcGAGATGGGTTTGGACAAGAAAACATCAACAAATTATGAATGTGTCCTCAAGTTAATGTTCCAGAGTATTATCTCTTCAAATTTATCGACGTTTTATCGTTCAAACTCAAGTGTTTGTAAGCTCAATTCTCCGTTTTAGAGACATTTTAAAGTTGAAAGCAGAGAAACTCAATTGTACAATTTAGTGAAAAGGAGTGAAACATACCATAAAATAACTACTTCCATAGCTTCCTTATTGACATGTTTTTATCGGTTTCCTTCTTCATAACTTTAGCCACAGCCATCTCAAAATCTTCCTGAGTGACGTGAACTCTCCTCTCTCTCAATGCAAACATACCAGCTTCAGTGCACACGGCCTTCAAAGCCAGACAGAATTTTACAAGTTCAGTTGCGTGGAATTCAAAAAATTACGATAGTGTCGTTGAGATAGATAACTGCTTATTACAAACCTTCAGTTCGGCGCCAGATGCACCGTTCATTTTTCCTGCTATCTTTTTCAAATCAATCCCGCGCATTAAGTTCATCTTTCTTGAGTGGATCTTCAAGATGTCAGCACGAGACTGTAGAACACAAAGTAGAGTCTTAATGACTAATAACAAGGATATGAAAAACAAATCATCCAGAAGATTATGTTGATATCTAGAGCTTGTTCAATGTAGGgtttttaagattattttccAAAGCCCCTTCTATCACATCGTTTTAACaatcaaattacttaatttatcaactaaaatacatttactttacttttattaaatttaaattcctaaaaaaatccaaataactcaCTTTTTTTATCTAAGAAAGTCTTTTACAAGAAAACCATAAAATCCCAAAAGACCCAAGAGCAAACAAGCTCCTGATGAGAAGAGAGTTATTTAATTCTTCAATAGACAATTGAATTCACGCCCGATGAGAAAACTAGCTGAAAtggtgttttcaaataaaaaaacatagcTAAACATGTTTGACAAACAAAATGAGATTTCTATGTAACATGGAGGTCTCAATTCTGGctcttttataataattgtaaATGGATTTTCTAATCTTTCATCTCTATTTCAAGTGGCtaagaatgaaattaaaaaacgAGTTCCTAATACAGGATAAAACAACTTACATCTTCATTAGGGTTAGGAAACTCGATCTTCCTGTCAATTCTTCCAGGCCTCAGAAGGGCTTGATCCAGAATATCTATACGATTTGTAGCCATCAATACCTGTGAACAGATTCGTTTAAAACGGCCAGTTTAAAAAAAGAAACTCTGCATCATTTCATTTTGTcgttatgaaaaaaaaaacaagctgGAGACCAGTACCTTGATCTTGTTTGAAGCTTCAAAACCATCAAGTTGATTGAGAAGTTCCAACATAGTTCTCTGCACTTCACTATCACCATTACCTGATCCAGACTCCATTCTAGCAGATCCAATACTGTCAATCTCATCCATGAAAATAATTGATGGAGCATGTTCTCTGCAACATACACCAAAATAAAGTGAGCACTAGCCTATTTGGAAACGGATATTTTATAACAATCATGATCCCATTAGAAAATTGtcgtgattttttttaaaatatataagattgtttatccaaattattttctaaatcattttcatttttggCAAGCATAAAAAATAGGTAAGATCATATGTCAAACATGGTTTAAGGACCATAAATTTAGtctgtttaataaaaataaaaattaagtgtttGAATGATGAATACTTAATTTTAAGCAGAGGATTAGTTAAATGTAAAATACAAATgttgaataaaccaaataaaaatatttaaaatttaagtacTTGATATATAAGTTGATTTTGgtctaaaaattcaaatataagtttatttgataaaatgtggaaCTAATATAGGAAATGTACTTACAGACTATTTCACACTATATAAttacctaatttaattaattttgatggTTAAAATTGTGTTTTGGACACACTTACTATATTAACCAATTAAGTTATCCATAGCCTACCGATttaagtcaaaatatttttttcttaagttGAGTTGAATCAAAATAgtttagtaattttaaataagagaacttaatcaaaataaccacttcattattaattaaattaatgtgaTATGTTGAGTTATCAAAACATTGACTAACCTGGCCATGACAAAAAGTTCCCTGACCATTCGGGATCCTTCACCAATATACTTCTGAACCAACTCAGAACCGGAAACCCTTATGAAAGTGCAATCAGTATGGTGAGCTACTGCTCTTGCCAGTAGCGTTTTTCCAGTACCAGGTGGCCCATAGAGTAGAACCCCCTGTTTTTTTAAAGTGTAGGAAGATCCCATtaacaatgaagaagaaaaattaaacTAGGTCTACAACAAACATCTtcataatgaattttaattaagaaaataaaaaatcctcCAATATTATAAGAGTTAGAAATCTAGCAGTACTTCAAATCATCTACAGTTACGACCTGATCAAAATTAAACTTATGAAAAGTCCTCAAAatagataaaaacaaataaaataccTTGGGTTGGGCTATTCCAAGACTCTCAAAAAGTTCTGGATGTTTGATCGGCAATTCTATGACCTGGAGAAATAAATGAACTAGAATGATGACAAATCAAACAATTTGTTAACTGAGTCTTACATgaactatttttataaaaggatCACTAacctctttgatctctttgatTTGCTGATCAAGACCACCAATCATGTCATATGTTGAATCTGGAACTTTTTCAACTTTCATGAGATTTACAAGAGGATCTACTTTACTGGGCAATATCAGATGAAGCACATAACTGTCATTGCGAAGGGCCACCCTGGTTGATGGTGTGAGCTTTGTGATGTCAATGCTTTTGTCAATATCAACTACATACTTCCCTTCTGGGTGAACCTAGAAACAACAAAATTCTTTATCAGCCAAACAAACTTGGCACTTGTAGTCCTGCATAAGAGGAATGCTAAATGTAACAGAGAAGGATACAAATAAAGAAATCACATTAGGTCACCTTCTACTCCTTGCGGACCCATTTTGACATACAATTATTACGAGAGTAAGAAGGACATCACTCTGTTAACCTACATCTATACCAAAATGCAGTCTCCAAATCATTCCTAAGTTAACAGCATAATACAGCTCTTTAGAATCCCATTATGACTCCCTCCAGTTGCAATCAAAATGTGCCTAATTTTTAATAACTCCTGCTAACTAATTACTTTCAAGAAAATAAAGGAGAGAAATTTGGCATCAACACCTCCAGCATTTCCCACCCAGAGATAGCAGCCTCAAGGATGAGAGCTCGATGAAGCATAAGTGGAATAACATCAATATGAGGTACCTCGAATAggatttttaattgaattatctaaattatttatccCTTATCTATTAAAGATATgaacatacatacatatatatattttaagattttgacAATGAGATTTAGGGTCACCTTCTGCATATCCTCAGAAAGTTTAAAGTAGGTGAGAATTATTCCAATTTATGGTCAACTATCCATAGATAGTAAAGAAGTTCATACATCGAGGTTGTGTTTCAAAACACATCTGATCACTTAATCAAAATGTTTAAGcgcttatttgaattaagtctATTTGATAGCTTATTTGAAATCACTTAATTCTTTAGAAGAATCagttcaaattaaccataaaaaaaggctaaaaatcaaatttaattcagTAAGCTATGAATGACTTAAAATAACTTGGTAATCTAGTAGGAGCAACTAAAAAACAACTTTTACCCCTAGATTAATCATATTACATCTTTacaagggtaaaatagtcttttatgtatttttttttttacattagtTCCACATTTTATCAAACCAACTTACATACCAAGtagttcaaatttaaatattttatttggtttattcagTATTTATTTTCCAGACATTCTATAACTCGTTTGACATTTAAAATCAGTATTCAGCAATGACAGCTTAATTTTCCGTTTTTTATCAATGCAGCTTGAGTCTCATGTGGGGTCATGCTTGCGTTCTTTAGGCAAGCACAAGGCTATTCACCATCCTAAATGTAACTATAACACCTAATTAGAAGCTGGGTGTAAGCTACTAACAACCAATTGAGTAACAATGACATATCACTATGGTTAAATATGATGTTCCTCACATAGAATTATCATATCATATGGAAATGGAAGTAAACAAGGTAGTTAGTAGAAAATCCAGACATACCTTCACAAGGACTTTAGATTTTCCCATGACTTTGACAACTTCACCAACATATGATCCAGGCTCCTGAAGCAGTTGTAGCTCTTCTTTCAGCATCCTCACTAGACAATGGAACATCaagtaattttatttcaatattgcTTAAAATGTCAAGATAAATAGAACACCTTGATATCATAACAAACCACTCCCTCCCCACAAAAGCACCACCCAACCCAAACACACACATACAGAAGATAAAGACTTTCTGCTTATCCCCACTAAGCACCTCTTTTTTATGCTATGCTGAATATTAGTATGTTCAGCTAACATAACCTCAATTCCACATCCACCAAAGATGTTTATAATGTATATTCCGAATCAAATTATTAAGACTCTGCTACTTCAAGCAAAATATAAAGCATTATCATCTATAATCCATAAAATTACCATTCATACAAAGAAAAATGAGATCTTCACAAATTCACTTGCTTCACAGTCATGCTCAATTCCGATTTCAAAAAGTGAAATTGGTGACCAGACTAGAAAGTAAACAGAAGGAAACCCCCAAAACCAACCATGGAATCAGCAGCAGTTCAAACAACATATTCGGTGTATCAAATCAAAACACAATACTTGAACATGCAAAACAAAAGTCACGGGTCTCTCTACCTTTGGAATTCGAATCATTCCTCTGAGCTTCGAGGCGATTGAGATTATGAGACTTCTGCCGAACCTGGAGCTGAAAATCGTGTATGTGCTGCTGGTAGTACTGCCTCAGTCCATCTCCCTGGTTCGACGGCGCCGTCTTCGCCGAGCTAACATCACCAGATGACGCCAGATCGGAAGATCGATTCTCGATCGCTGTAGTAGCCATGTTGGAACTTTGGAACCCTAAAGTTAATGGGAAGAAGGTTTTCGAAGtgaaaatttgaattgttttttatttacagGTTTATATGTATTGTATTTATTTCTTGTCAAAGGGGTAAagctcaatttttttaatatatcttttttttaaatcagctctttctttctttttattgtaaaagaacacaattaacaaaaacaaaacaaaaatgtcaaactaaaattaacaggttatttttttttaattacaactcatgataaaataattagggTTAACCGTACTTAAGTAtaattttatctcttattttacCAACCTGATCAGTATTGGTATCGATTTTATCGGTTTTGATTTTACTGATTTCTGTCAGTTAATCGGAAcctataattcaattttttaaattaagtattaaatttattaataaaaaacaaaattctttGTTTGAacaaaccaatttttttttattatattatattatattattgttatatattataattatattacataaatatatttaaaaataaattataatatattgtaacaatataatatatttttaaactaacaattatataaattatatattttttaaaaataattctacacaaattataatttaaaaattaaaaataattaatatataaattattaaatattacttataatatatctaatatttacaaacaaaaaaaattaaaaaataactaatataaatatatttaaattattatctataatttatgtaaatttaGAATCATATACTCATTAATATATACTCATTaatatctatttaaaatatttgtatccaATTAACACCTCAAGTTTCAGATTTGATGCTCCACTttactagggctgcaaatgagtcaagtcgtTCGCTCGCCAACCGCTCGATCAAAGTTTTTCATCATTACTTTAACTCATTCATAAtaggttaatatattttttttatgttatctctcatctatactatttctctcattcattcacaagaaaCCTACAggtaacttaaaatatattttcatttctactATAGTTATTgctcatacttttaaataactttgattttttttatattatgagaAATTTGTGCTTATATAGATcgtgttcatagatctatatagaaaaacactattatatatattaattgttcatagatctatatggaaaaatattattatatatattaatagtgttcatagatctatatagaaaaatatttttaacatatattgatcatagatttatatagaaaaacactattatggtaaacaatattatattatattatatataatattgaaatattaatatattatatataataaaagataaaaaaaatgttagtatatattttatatatattatggagagataaaaaaggttagtatatattatatataatatgttgtgagaaaaaatgaatttataatattaataatatattgtattatataaataaattaatagattctttccataaataagtcaataaattcttgttatatttgtaccccaaataatttaattatatataataatatttaataaaaaatgggtTGAATTTGTTTTGGTCCGTATCTACCCTTAAACctttaaagtaagttaaattttagttatttgttttaacatgtattttttatattaattatttttaagcttaaatgcAGGTAGGTGTACTTGTGCTATGTTTGAAGGacgtgacttaaaaaatattaatatattgaatgttcaaacaatttatatagtattttactttaattttagaattttatattttaggggACTAGTAATTATGGTTGAATGCTTTTTggattattatgattttggaattttaaatagttataattttttcatatttttaattttaaatattatgttttaaatgttgtatatgtatgaaagtttgatatttcattttaaaaataaattttagtttgagttcgaacttgaattcgagctcgagcttgagttttagctcgaactcgatcttgaattcgagcttttcgagtcgagctgagcttataggtaaatagtcgagtcaagctcgagttcaaatttataaactcgttcgagctcgagttcgagtcgagctaataaatactaaatcgagccgagttcgagctcaaacaaattcgagctcgactcggctcatttgcagccctacaCCTTACACCACATTCATAATTTTAGTTGACTtttcattttctctttatttatattgacttattctataaaaaaaactatttttttttaagataatgtAGGGTAGAACACCAAATCTATAAAAACAGATTTGAGCCAtctgattaatatatattcattttagcCTCTTATTTTACCCACATAAATTTGGCAAAATTTTGGAGTATacctaaaatatctgaagggtcGGTTAGACCTAATTTctctataaattaaaaattttgaactttgaaaatatattattttatcgtttattactttttttatagatttaatttaattttaaccaaTAAGCATTTGGGATCTCATATTACCAAAAGGATGTGTATCCTCTCACATGTAGGGGTAATGATGAAagaaaattacaattttaatttttccttTGAGAAAGcacatgatttttttataatagagGATCCGGTTTTATTCATCTAACGTTTTTTTATcggtttaaattattatgaccggttattttaataaataaaaatatgctCTTTTAAccgattttaataaataaacaaatgtggtattatattttctattaataataTGCTCTTAGTGTTGCTATTAATATTTAGCTATgtctaaatataaattagtatttaaaatgtgataaattagtggtagataaaaaaaaaaattaaatgagatTGTAACATGGCTTCGGGTCACTAATTTATCCACCTAAATTGGAGAAAAAAGTGTTTAtagaaaaatatgataataataataatattaaaaagaagtttttttttttataaaaaatggaaTATTAAAGTTtgtatctaataaaaaaaattagagttgtGAATTTAGGGGAAAAAATGGATCCCTAATTTTTTGGTTTCGAGTACAGACAAATAATTGTGCACTGACCCGACTTGATTTTGACCCAAAATTTTGATTCTTGATTTACATGACCGGGTTGGGGGCGTTGGGTACCATTGACATGCCTATAGTGCTAAAGTGATTTAAGTTGATGTCCTAAATCTGATCATCTCAACCATTTAACTCGAAAAGTGTCATGATGTTTAATGATCGTGTTCGTTTGATACGTTTACAAcacaacattattattatgacaatcgGGAAGTTACATAAAAAATCGTTAGTAAACTCATTAATCTGTTTTAGAATCTCTATATtcgttaataaattattttgtttttatgttgTTGTTTCTCTctcgtttttttttatatgtttagtAACACTTTAGATCTAGACCACTTATTTTGATGTCGTTGTATTTAAATGActaatttatatcatatttcacggtctttataaaaaaacaaagaaaaaaaatagtaccaaatgaatttttaactcttcaattataattttgtattgtattgttatttagaaagaaaacaaaaggttTGTAATTAAAATGCATTAAATAGAGTTGGCTATTGTCTAGGactttgtttgataaaatagtttttaaaatttttcctAATTCTTATTATTTCATCTATCATCATTCATCGTTTCAACTATTTAATCactattttatctatataaatatcaaaaatactatttttatttaattatataaaattaatttatctttaaaaattaaagaatttttatttttaaccataaaaaactaaatttttagaaatttaattaaacatgattttttaagaaaaaaattaagaaaaacctaaataactaaAGATAGAGCCTCAAGTTGTTAATAgtatcattaataaaataaaaataaaaaacattaataataccATTAGAAAAGACAACATGATTATAAATCGTaccaacaaaaataacatatattaccATAAaataacaacattttttttgtttctttta
It encodes the following:
- the LOC124927051 gene encoding 26S proteasome regulatory subunit 8 homolog A-like, giving the protein MATTAIENRSSDLASSGDVSSAKTAPSNQGDGLRQYYQQHIHDFQLQVRQKSHNLNRLEAQRNDSNSKVRMLKEELQLLQEPGSYVGEVVKVMGKSKVLVKVHPEGKYVVDIDKSIDITKLTPSTRVALRNDSYVLHLILPSKVDPLVNLMKVEKVPDSTYDMIGGLDQQIKEIKEVIELPIKHPELFESLGIAQPKGVLLYGPPGTGKTLLARAVAHHTDCTFIRVSGSELVQKYIGEGSRMVRELFVMAREHAPSIIFMDEIDSIGSARMESGSGNGDSEVQRTMLELLNQLDGFEASNKIKVLMATNRIDILDQALLRPGRIDRKIEFPNPNEDSRADILKIHSRKMNLMRGIDLKKIAGKMNGASGAELKAVCTEAGMFALRERRVHVTQEDFEMAVAKVMKKETDKNMSIRKLWK